TTCCGGCACTTCCCTGGACGGCACGAGGTGCGTGTGTTCCACCACACCCCCGTCTTCCACCAGGATTCTGTATTGCAACTCTTCCGTGCGGTCCACCGCCGCTCTGCTGTCTGCACTCTTCCTGGGATGCCCAACCGCGAAGGATTCTGCTGATCCTCTGCGTTCTGCGAGATCCATCCTTCCCCCAGCCCCACGCCCACATCTCTGTATCCTACCCGCTTCATGTATTCCACCAGATCCCTGTATTTCACTGGCTGTGTATTTACAACCCCTTGCTGTAGACCCAAAGCCCCCGGTGCTCCACCGGCCGTCTGTGTTCCAACCCACTCTGTACCTCCCCACCTCCCTGTACTCCACCGGTACTTGTATTCACCAAGCTCTACGTCGTCTACGGCAGCCCTGGACTACGTCGCACCCTGCGGGTCCACCAGATGTCCACTATCTGCCCGTTCCCTGTGTGCAACCTGACGCTCTGCCACAGCTGTCCCCGGGATACAAGAAGCACTTTGGTTTCCCACAGGCAACAGTCATCCACAAGACCGCTGAGCTCCGCCACTTCTCCGAATCCTTCCCGATCCCCGTGGGACGGCAGGCACTTTTGCGCAGACGAGAAGGGACGTGTCCCCTTCACTTCTCTGTCTTCCTGCGTTCTCTGTGATCCACCGGGCCCCGGTATTCCACCGTATCCCCACAGTTTGAGAAGACTTGTGCTCCCCGGTTCTCTGTAGACAACGAGATTTCTGCGTCGCACGGAGTCTCGCTATCCCGCCGGAGCCCCTGCATCGCACCGGTTCTGCGAACTTGTTCAGGGCCCTGTGTTCCTGCAGCTCTCTCTGATCCACCACGTGCCCGTGTTCAACTGGATGCGCTGTAAAGGACAGGATTGGCCGACGCGAGCGTTCCCCCGGACGCCAGCCGTTCTCCGTAGTCGTCCGGACGTTTGTGATGCCAATCCCCCGTGCTCCACCAGCTGCTGTTGGTCTAAGGGGTCCTTTGTTCCAACGTCCCTGTCAATTCCCCTTACTCTTTGTACTCCCCGTGATGCCTGTAACTTCCCTGATCTCTGTGAACCTCCCATTTCATGTACGCCGGGACATCTGTTTGTTCACCGGTACCCTGTACGCACGGGGTTGTGGTCTAGCCACCGTTCCCTGTGTTGCACCACCACGCTGTAAACCCCCAAACTATGTACCCGATCTACCTCCTGTATTGCCACCATGTTTGTACTCCACGAGCTCTCTGTAATCCCCGGGATTCCCGTGTCACACCAATTCCTGGGCCTCCCAACGGATGCCTGCCCTCCAGAAGTCTGTGCCGTGCCACCTGTTCCCTGAGGTCAGCGAGGTCCAAGGACACAGCTACCACCGTGGATGAGCACACGTTGCCGTTGCCTGCGAGTTGGCCACACTCCTCCGGTTGCGCGTCCTCTTCCAGATCCTCACATGCCACAGCCTCTCCGTCTGTGATAAGGTAAGAGCGTTCCTCCCTGTCTCTGGACTCCATACGCTTGTCTGTCCTTCACCAGATCTCTGCGTCCCACCGTGTCCCGTCGTTTGCCCTTCTACTCCCAGTCGGCCGTTGGCGGCGTTTGCCTGGATGTCCGCACGCTGCGGTCCCTGCACCGGCGGCCAAAGGGTGGCTTCAACCCTTTCCCGGACGTGGACGGGCGACCTCCGTTCCAGCACTCTCCTGGACATCACCACGTGCGTGTGTTCCACCAAAAGTCTGTCTTCCACCAGATTTCTGTATTACACCTACTCGGTGCGGTCCAGGGCTTCTCTGCCTTCCGCCCGCTGCCTGAGATCCGCCACCAGGAAGACTTGGCCTGACCGCCCCCTATTCCAAGAGATCCCTTGTTCCAGCCCAAGTCTGTGTGCTACCCGCTGGATGCGTCCACCTGTTCCCTGTGTTTCACCGGTTCCCTACGGAGCAGCGGGCGTTGGATTGGCAAAGTTCCCTGTATCCCACCGGCAGCCTGCATGGCAACAACCTCCGTGTACCCTCATCACGGGTACATCACCACTGTCCCTGCCCAACAAGCTGCATGTGATCTACGGGAGTTCTGTGCTCCACGGCATCCTGCAACTCGGCCACATGTCCGGTATCCGCCCGTTGACCGGGGGGCACCTTGATAAGATCTTTGCGCTGTCCCGGGATGCAGGCCGCACGTTGGATTCCAACAGATGGCAGCCATCCGCTAGATGGCCGAGTTCCAGCCTTCTTCTGTACTCTTCCAGATCCTCGTGGAGGGGCACCTCTCCGCAGGCCACATGTAGACTGCCCCCTCCCGTTCTCTGTACGCCCCAGTTCTGTGTGCTCCGCCAGACCCCCGGATTGCATTGTATCCCCATCGTTTGCCAAGAATTGTATTCCCCCGTTCTCTGTATGCCACCCTTTTTTCTGTGTCACCCCAATTCCCGATAAAGCCCCACACCCGTGGATTCCACCAGCTCCCCGCATTTCACCAGGGCACAGCGTTCCTGCAGTTCTCTCCATTCCACCACGTGCCCGTGCGCAGCTGGATCGCTGCATTCCACGAGACCGGTCGACAAGGGCATGCTCCAGGACTCGGCCCCGTCCCTGTACTCATCCTGATGTGTTTCCGAGGCCAGTTCCCCACACTCCAGCAGTTCCTGTGCTTCTTGGGAAGAAGCACTCGTTCCAACGGTCCCCTCGGTTGCCCTCGTTCTTTGTATTCCCCACGATGCCTGTACCTCCCTAGTCTCTGTGAGCCTCCCTCGTTCAGTGCTCCAGTGCCTCTGTTTTCCCTCCCATGCTCTGTATTCCTCGGCCTGTTGTGTACCCACCGTTGCCTGTGGGCCCCCAAACCGTGTACAGCACCAGTTTCCTGTATCGCTGCAAAGTTTGTATTCCACAAGCTCTGTGTCTTCTCCAAGGTTCCTCTATCATCACAATCTCGTGGGACTCCACTGGATTTCTGCACGCCAGCAGTTTGCTGTGTGCCACCCGATCCCTGCCTCCAGCGAGGTCACGGGACACCGCGGCCGCGATGGATGACCACACGTTGCTGTTGTCTGCACATTCTCCAAGTTCCTCCGGTTGTTTGTGCTCTGCCAGGTCCTCACATCCCACCACTTCTCTGTCTCTGATGAGGTAAGTGTATTCCTCCCGATCGCTGGACTCCACACCTTCGTCTGGACCCCACCCGATCTCTGTCATCCATCCTACCGCTTGTTGGCCCCCCATTCATAGTCGGCCTTTGCGGTCTTTACCCGGATGTTGGCTGCCCAGGAGTCCTGGATCGCCACCGGAAGGACGTCTTCAACCCCGTCGCCGAGTTCCTCCAGACACCCGTGTTCCGGCACTTCCCTGGACGGCACGAGGTGCGTGTGTTCCACCACACCCCCGTCTTCCACCAGGATTCTGTATTGCAACTCTTCCGTGCGGTCCACCGCCGCTCTGCTGTCTGCACTCTTCCTGGGATGCCCAACCGCGAAGGATTCTGCTGATCCTCTGCGTTCTGCGAGATCCATCCTTCCCCCAGCCCCACGCCCACATCTCTGTATCCTACCCGCTTCATGTATTCCACCAGATCCCTGTATTTCACTGGCTGTGTATTTACAACCCCTTGCTGTAGACCCAAAGCCCCCGGTGCTCCACCGGCCGTCTGTGTTCCAACCCACTCTGTACCTCCCCACCTCCCTGTACTCCACCGGTACTTGTATTCACCAAGCTCTACGTCGTCTACGGCAGCCCTGGACTACGTCGCACCCTGCGGGTCCACCAGATGTCCACTATCTGCCCGTTCCCTGTGTGCAACCTGACGCTCTGCCACAGCTGTCCCCGGGATACAAGAAGCACTTTGGTTTCCCACAGGCAACAGTCATCCACAAGACCGCTGAGCTCCGCCACTTCTCCGAATCCTTCCCGATCCCCGTGGGACGGCAGGCACTTTTGCGCAGACGAGAAGGGACGTGTCCCCTTCACTTCTCTGTCTTCCTGCGTTCTCTGTGATCCACCGGGCCCCGGTATTCCACCGTATCCCCACAGTTTGAGAAGACTTGTGCTCCCCGGTTCTCTGTAGACAACGAGATTTCTGCGTCGCACGGAGTCTCGCTATCCCGCCGGAGCCCCTGCATCGCACCGGTTCTGCGAACTTGTTCAGGGCCCTGTGTTCCTGCAGCTCTCTCTGATCCACCACGTGCCCGTGTTCAACTGGATGCGCTGTAAAGGACAGGATTGGCCGACGCGAGCGTTCCCCCGGACGCCAGCCGTTCTCCGTAGTCGTCCGGACGTTTGTGATGCCAATCCCCCGTGCTCCACCAGCTGCTGTTGGTCTAAGGGGTCCTTTGTTCCAACGTCCCTGTCAATTCCCCTTACTCTTTGTACTCCCCGTGATGCCTGTAACTTCCCTGATCTCTGTGAACCTCCCATTTCATGTACGCCGGGACATCTGTTTGTTCACCGGTACCCTGTACGCACGGGGTTGTGGTCTAGCCACCGTTCCCTGTGTTGCACCACCACGCTGTAAACCCCCAAACTATGTACCCGATCTACCTCCTGTATTGCCACCATGTTTGTACTCCACGAGCTCTCTGTAATCCCCGGGATTCCCGTGTCACACCAATTCCTGGGCCTCCCAACGGATGCCTGCCCTCCAGAAGTCTGTGCCGTGCCACCTGTTCCCTGAGGTCAGCGAGGTCCAAGGACACAGCTACCACCGTGGATGAGCACACGTTGCCGTTGCCTGCGAGTTGGCCACACTCCTCCGGTTGCGCGTCCTCTTCCAGATCCTCACATGCCACAGCCTCTCCGTCTGTGATAAGGTAAGAGCGTTCCTCCCTGTCTCTGGACTCCATATGCTTGTCTGTCCTTCACCAGATCTCTGCGTCCCACCGTGTCCCGTCGTTTGCCCTTCTACTCCCATTCTACTCCCTTCTACTCCCATTCGGCCATTGGCGGCGTTTGCCTGGATGTCCGCACGCTGCGGTCCCTGCACCGGCGGCCAAAGGGTGGCTTCAACCCTTTCCCAGACATGGACGGGCGACCTCCGTTCCAGCACTCTCCTGGACATCACCACGTGCGTGTGTTCCACCAAAAGTCTGTCTTCCACCAGATTTCTGTATTACACCTACTCGGTGCGGTCCAGGGCTTCTCTGCCTTCCGCCCGCTGCCTGAGATCCGCCACCAGGAAGACTTGGCCTGACCGCCCCCTATTCCAAGAGGTCCCTTGTTCCAGGCTAAGTGTGTGTGTTTCCCACTTATGCGTGTCACCTGTTCACTGTATTTCACCTGTTCTCTAAGTACCTAGCCAGCACTTTTGCACATGTGAGGAGGGAATTTCCCCCTTTACTTTTCTGTCCTCCTACCTCTCTGTAACACACCAGCCTGTTATTCCATTGTATCTCCACATTTTCATAAGACATGTACTCTCCGTTTCTTTGTACACAAGGAGATTTCTGTGTCGCACCAAGTGTCATTATTTTACCAGTGTCCCTGTATTTCACTGGTTCTCTCAACTTCTTCAGTGCCCTGTGGTCCTGCAGTTCTCTCTAGTCCTCCGTGTGCCCATGTCATGTGAATCCACTGAAGGTGGCTTCAATCCTTTCCCTGACATGCACTAGAGAGCTGTGTTCCACCACTCTGCTATACttcatcttgtgtgtgtgttcctccagTGTCCGTCTTCATCCACAttctgtattacacttattcggTGTGGTCTTCCACTACTctgccttccttctcctccctagaTCCACCACCATGAAGGCTTGTGCTGCTTTTCCACAATCCAAGAGATCCCTAGTTCCACCTCAAGTATTTCTTACCCATTTCATGTATCCacctttttccttcatttcctcatttcaGTACTGCGCCATGTGAGTGTGTTCAAGTGGATTACTTTATTGTAGTAGACTTGAGTACATGATCTTTCTCTTGGACTCCAGTAGTTTTCTATTCCTTCCCACTTTTATTATGCCAGTTACTCAATCTCCACCAGTTGCTCTTTTCTTCAGGCTCCTTCATTCCAAACTCCCAttaatttgccttttttcttttacttaacatgatgcttGTAACTTTGTGATGTTTCAAACCTCTGATTTGTTCATAAAgtagtgttgaattttgtcaaggcATTTTCTTGATGTTCTGAGAGCTTCTTTTGTTGTTAGTCCTTGCTCCTTTTTATTTGGTGttgtattctttcatttatgtATGTTCAACCTGttttcatccctggaatgaaacctacttgttcattttgtatgttctttttagtgtgttgttgaattctatttgcctatattttgttgagaatctgtGTATCTTTTTTTCATTAAAGATATTATTCCATAATTCTTTGTTTTGCTTACATCTTTATTGGATTTGAGAATGAGTATAATAAATGATTATATTACTAATGATtacattattattaatgtaagttcatagaataagtttggtagtgttcctttcttttctatttccttgaaACTTTGAGGATTATTGGTACTCTtgcttctttaaaagtttaataatATGTGGCTGTGGATCCATCCTGTCCTGGACTCTTATTTGTAGAAAgtctctttattactgcttcaatgtcattgcttGTTGTAGATCTATTTACATGGCTAGtatctttttgcttcagtttcattggtTACATGCatgtagaaatttatccattttatgtggattttctcatttacttcattataagttttcaaagttctGCAcagtgatcctctggatttcattagtatttgtgttcatgtcccctttttcatctctgattttcttaatctgtgtctttttcttcctgttttgtcaTGTTGTCTAGTGGATTGTTCTACCTCATTAATCTATTCAGAAaaatagctttttctttctttgattcttAGTCtagtggttgttttgttttgttttgttttttgtctcgaTCTCACTGATCTCAGCTCTGagctttgttatttctctccatctgctgttttgtgtttggtttgttcttgtttttctagaatctTAAGGTACATCTTTAGGTTGTTTGAGAAGTAAGTATCTGtctcttttttaatgtaggcatttatagctataaattttccctTTAACACAGCTTTTGTTGTGTCCCAGATTGTGgtaggttgcattttcatttttttttttgattctaggaacttttttattttttcccttattcCTTCAgtcacccactggtcattcatCAGTGTGTTGTTCAAGTAATTtctgtgtttaaatattttctgtggtttcttttgttgtgaggtCTAGTCTTTTTCTgatgtgatctgatatgatacagatGGTTATCTcaatttcttgaatttgttgatacTTGCTTTAagtcttaaaatatgatctattttggagaacattccatgagctacagaaaagaatgtgtattgcctggttattgggtgaaatactctgtagatttctattatgtccatttggtctaacgTGTAGtagctctgaaatttctttgtctatcttttgcctggatgacctatctattggtgacagtggagtaatcaggtctcccacaatcactgttaGTGTCTACCTGTGCTCTTAGTCCATTAGAGTTTTCTTAATGTAGATGTGTGCCTCTATGCTTGGTGCATaaatgttaagaattgatatttttcttgattaattgggttctttaattaatatgaagtgaccttcattatcTCGCTGACTGATTTCAGTCTGAGGTCCACATTGTCAGATATTGagcatagctactcctgcttgtttatgtGGTCTATTTGCTTGGAAAAACTTTTCCACCACTTGACTTTAAGCTAGTGTTTAGTTATTTTCATTAGAGTGAGTCtgttgtaagcaacatatggttgggtcttgtttttttagcCAGTTTGCTATcccatgtcttttgattggagcaTTAAGGTCATTTATATTCAGTGTCAGTATTGTGAGTTGGGTAGTGTTTCTagccatttttattcccctgttgttcaCTTTTTACCTATTCTTTGTTCATTGGTCTGCATagtcaaaagggtttattcttccttgcattttcttgtctcactctagtttcttcttctgtgtgtgagtcctttaagtattttctgacttggtagtcatgaattcctttagtttttccttgctgtgaaaggttttaatttttccttcaattaggaaggatagttttgctgaatagactagtctaggttgacactTTAGGACCTGAAATacatctttccatgaccttcttgcatttaaagTTTGAGACAGAGGGTCAGGTCTACTGGGTTGTATGAGATGAGAAGTTTATGTAGCAGAAAGGGATGGTAGCTTGGGTATTAGAAGGGGATGATTAAGAAGACTGGGATGTGATGAGGAGAGTCAGTAGATATTGGGATAGGTGAGAACGGAGATATAACAACAGAGGAAATTAAACAGATGGACAGTTAGATATGGACACATTGATCTGGGGTTCATTTTAACCACTAATAGTATTGGTAGTGAAGAAGGATTGTGTGTGCATGAACAGTAAAAGGGAAAGTTAAGAGCCAGGGAGAGAGTGTGGTTATTGTTGGATGGAAAGTGTGGGATGGGAAGAGTGATTAAAAAAATGAGTAGAAGAAGAAGTGGTTTACGGTTAAAGACTGAAATGCTCTCCTGTGATGATGGCCCAAAGTGAGAATGGTGGAGGATAGAGCTTGAGAGAATACTGGGGTGCAAGAATGGATAACTGCTGTTTGAGTACACAGTGCAAAATTTTATAGGTAGATGAATATAAAATGTACATAGGCAGTCTTGTCTGCAATAAACACAAATTGTACATTAAAAGATTGCATATTTTCTAGTGCTCTTGAGAGCAACTTATGTTTACCCCCCCCCACTTCGTGATtgagtctttcagtccactagatggcagtctGACTGGTATCTATCTCTGGAGTGTGACTGATGTTGGGGAGAAGGGGGTGTTTGGAGATCTAAACTGGGTCTCTTGTCAATTTGCCAGTCTCATGCCATCATCTGTTGCAGCTTTCCCCTCTTCCAGTCCCAGTAGTTACAGTCTATAGTAATGCTCAGAGGCAGCTTTTGCTACATGACCTCACTAACAGAAGATTCCAGTGACTACAGTACCTTGGAGGGTTTCACTGCAAAGGGTCCTATGTTTGCCCATCTCAGGGAAAGTCCTCATTCACAGGTACCCATGTTGAGCATGTCAGGTTTTTCTCCTAGAGTTCCAGGAGCTTTCCTCAGAGTTAGGCACACTGTAAACCTTATACCATGTGCCATAGAAGATTCTTGTGGTGAAGattacagctttcctcccctcagtggaggAGCTCATGCTTGTTCCTGCTCTATATGGAGCATGGACTTTCCAATGAGCAGGTAGACAAGGTGGGGAGTGTTGGGCCTCCATGGGGAGGCAGACCTCCTGGCACCACTCACAGAGTAGCAGATTACTGCTTGGTGGAGGAACTGGTGGTCCTGCTGTTTGGCGGGAATGGGGTCCTGTGGGTTGGTGCAGTGGGAAGCACTAGGCCTCTGTGCACCATGAGGAGGCTAGCCTCCAGGCACCCTCAAAGTAGCAAAGAATGGAGCCTGGGATCTGCTTGTGTGTGACAGTGGGTTTCCCAGTGCTGAGTAGCAAGTTGCCAGATGCTTGTGGGGCAACAAATCCTGTGGGCTTGTGCCTTCTGGTACCTGTTAGGCAGTGGATGCTGGTATAAGGGTGCAGACTTTCAGGTGCTAAGCAGAGCAGTCACTATGGGTATGGGAGAACAAAGCTATTAGGGTCATGCCTTCTGGTGCCTGCAGAGCAGGCAGGGGCTCTCGGGTCTGCTTGTACAGAGGAACAGGTTTCCCCCAGCATTTCAGGGCATGGTGTGGTGGGTCATGGAGCAGGGGGGAGTGTGGACCTCAAAGActctgtgtgtgctgggaagcaggacttactATGGATCATGGAGGACTGGAACTGCATGGAGCCTTCAGAGGCATGGGATTGGGAGCACTGACCAGCGAATTGTTCTTTCATGTAATTAGTTGCTTCTCTGTTTTTGAATTTGAAGAGAGCTTTGCTTCTCACTGGTTATGGAACATTGTGGGTGTCCTTTGGGGTCCCCAATGTCTTTCTTCTTCAGGGTAGTTACGTGCCGCAGGGATTCAGGGATGTGaataatctgccatcttgccctgtCTCAAATTGTTACAAAAATATCTTGTATTCCACCAGTTCTCTGAGTTCAACAATTCTGTTTCAGTTCTTTGGATTCCACCATATTCCTGTGTTCTATATGTTTCTATTTCAGTAGATCTCTGTATTTCCCCTATTGTCAGTGTCTTTATTTCTACCATCTGTGTATTGCACCAAATTTCTGTAATCATTttcccatatttttaaaaattttttacagGCTCTTATTTACCTTCCAACATACCTTTGATTTTTA
Above is a genomic segment from Castor canadensis chromosome 13, mCasCan1.hap1v2, whole genome shotgun sequence containing:
- the LOC141415539 gene encoding uncharacterized protein is translated as MLCIPRPVVYPPLPVGPQTVYSTSFLYRCKVCIPQALCLLQGSSIITISWDSTGFLHASSLLCATRSLPPARSRDTAAAMDDHTLLLSAHSPSSSGCLCSARSSHPTTSLSLMSRPLRSLPGCWLPRSPGSPPEGRLQPRRRVPPDTRVPALPWTARGACVPPHPRLPPGFCIATLPCGPPPLCCLHSSWDAQPRRILLILCVLRDPSFPQPHAHISVSYPLHVFHQIPVFHWLCIYNPLL